One region of Diabrotica undecimpunctata isolate CICGRU chromosome 6, icDiaUnde3, whole genome shotgun sequence genomic DNA includes:
- the LOC140444304 gene encoding uncharacterized protein: MQKNISFTPSALKPELYEIIKYHKPHHVKYKFDEILRAHGHIPLRLPPYHPDLNPIELIWATVKNNIRQKNVTFKLTDVQKLAEEEFTNIDANEWRKRCYHVIKKEDEYMDSEIVADNATQIAPIIINLDSDSSSTEFSSSEDEDEENY; the protein is encoded by the coding sequence atgcagaaaaatatttcatttacacCTAGTGCTTTAAAACCTGAACTGTATGAAATAATTAAATATCATAAACCTCATCATGTAAAATACAAATTCGACGAAATTCTACGTGCGCATGGCCATATTCCTTTACGTTTACCTCCTTACCATCCTGACCTAAACCCTATCGAACTAATATGGGCGACAGTCAAAAATAATATAAGGCAGAAAAACGTTACATTTAAGCTAACTGACGTACAAAAACTCGCCGAGGAAGAATTCACTAATATTGATGCAAATGAGTGGAGAAAACGATGTTACCATGTCATTAAGAAGGAAGATGAGTATATGGACAGCGAGATAGTTGCTGATAACGCCACGCAAATAGCTccaattattataaatcttgACAGTGACTCTTCCAGTACAGAGTTTTCTTCTTccgaagatgaagatgaagaaaattattaa